The Fusobacterium periodonticum 1_1_41FAA genome includes a window with the following:
- a CDS encoding SMI1/KNR4 family protein, translating to MSIVEKYLKELKRAYYKNGGKEIWDNFEKIKEGASEEDIKKLKEEYPEVPDSLIELLKNVDGTYFRKYKGETVVFYFLGSDVEEYPYYLLSSSQILESKDDAYKYYADYVDRKYEEVEIDEEIINDSKKMRWLHFSDCMNNGGTSQLFIDFSPSEKGVKGQIIRYLHDPDEIAVIADSFDEYLEELMEYDFDFIFEDTME from the coding sequence ATGAGTATAGTTGAAAAATATCTTAAAGAGTTAAAGAGAGCCTATTATAAAAATGGTGGAAAAGAAATTTGGGATAATTTTGAAAAGATTAAAGAAGGGGCAAGTGAAGAAGATATTAAAAAATTAAAAGAAGAGTATCCAGAAGTACCTGATTCTTTAATAGAACTTTTAAAAAATGTAGATGGAACATATTTTAGAAAATATAAGGGAGAAACTGTAGTTTTTTACTTTTTAGGCTCAGATGTAGAAGAATATCCATATTACCTATTATCTTCAAGTCAAATTTTAGAAAGTAAAGATGATGCTTATAAATATTATGCTGATTATGTGGATAGAAAATATGAAGAAGTAGAAATAGATGAAGAAATAATAAATGACTCTAAGAAAATGAGATGGCTACATTTTTCTGATTGTATGAATAATGGAGGAACATCACAATTATTTATAGATTTTTCGCCATCAGAAAAGGGAGTAAAAGGACAAATAATTAGATACCTACATGATCCAGATGAAATAGCAGTTATAGCTGATAGCTTTGACGAATATTTAGAAGAATTAATGGAATATGATTTTGATTTCATATTTGAAGATACGATGGAATAA